One Cellulomonas taurus genomic region harbors:
- a CDS encoding error-prone DNA polymerase, giving the protein MTETPPDTTAPRYAELHAHSAFSFLDGASQPEELAAEAHRLGLTALALTDHDGLYGVVRFSEASRRVGMPTVFGAELHLPVPDPTGPDVLDPPTGTPDPRAIHLPVLARGADGYRALSRTIAEAHLSAGVKGAAHYRWSDLAEAAAGQWVLLTGCRKGPVRQALNGGPQPGPVTAAGIDRARTELHRLIGLFGAENVVVEITEGGGPYDGEIADALAALADECGLLLVATGNVHYASPVDADLAAALAAVRARSGMEELDGWLPGAPSAHLMSAAEMLHRHRRHPEAVGNAADLADELAFDLHLVAPQLPPYPVPAGHTEASWLRELVWQGAAASYGPRDDERVAGAYAQLEHELRVIEDLGFPGYFLVVFDLVDFCRREGILAQGRGSAANSAVCYALRITAVDPVSHHLLFERFLAPERDGPPDIDVDIESARREEVIQYVYATHGRTHAAQVANVISYRARSAIRDAARALGYDTGQQDAWSKSIERWGTLRGPQPKHPWWSAAGRSEQLNAQQQYARQQRDPDGVVWGWNHETLDELRPAGAPTADGHDVVPAHRPPPASDLAEIPAQVIDLADRLLRLPRHLGIHSGGMVMCDRPVIEVCPVEWARMEGRTVLQWDKDDCADAGLVKFDLLGLGMLTALRLAFAEVAARGGPQLDLHDLPSEDPLVYDLLCAADTVGVFQVESRAQMGTLPRLQPRSFYGIVVEVALIRPGPIQGGSVHPYIERYQGREPVTYLHPKLEKSLERTLGVPLFQEQLMQMAIDVADFTPAEADQLRRAMGSKRSLDKMEALRERLMAGMARNGLDAQVREEVFEKLKAFADFGFPESHAYSFAFLVYASAWLKVHHPAAFYAGLLAAQPMGFYSPQTLVADARRHGITVLRADVQHSVSLASVERTGPEPDGGEPPLTPLRSGVAGTEPVGPALPVAAHDADGPVTVRGFGADPDPTRGSGSPPGARRGLAVRIGLSSVRGVGEKVAERLVAEREAHGPFADLRDLVRRVELSTAQLEALATGGALESLGVTRREALWAAGALAQEGPDTLPGVSVGVAAPTLPGMSQVELAAADVWATGVSVDSYPTEFVRDALDGAGVLRVSQVFEHDPGRRVAVAGVVTHRQRPGTANGVTFLSLEDETGLLNIVCSTGLWQRFRHTARTARAMVIRGRVERADGATNLIAEHLAPMSLKVASTSRDFQ; this is encoded by the coding sequence ATGACTGAGACCCCGCCCGACACCACGGCGCCCCGCTACGCGGAACTGCATGCGCACTCGGCCTTCAGCTTCCTGGACGGCGCGAGCCAACCCGAGGAACTCGCCGCCGAGGCGCACCGGCTCGGGCTGACCGCCCTGGCCCTGACCGACCACGACGGGCTGTACGGCGTGGTGCGGTTCTCCGAGGCATCCCGTCGAGTGGGGATGCCGACGGTCTTCGGCGCCGAACTGCACCTGCCGGTGCCCGATCCGACCGGACCCGACGTCCTGGACCCGCCCACCGGCACCCCTGACCCGCGGGCGATCCACCTGCCGGTGCTGGCCCGCGGCGCCGACGGGTACCGGGCACTGTCCCGCACCATCGCCGAGGCACATCTGTCGGCCGGGGTGAAGGGCGCCGCGCACTACCGCTGGTCCGATCTCGCCGAGGCGGCCGCCGGGCAGTGGGTGCTGCTGACCGGGTGCCGTAAGGGGCCGGTCCGTCAGGCGCTGAACGGTGGCCCGCAACCCGGCCCGGTCACCGCCGCCGGGATCGACCGCGCCCGCACCGAGCTGCACCGGCTGATCGGTCTGTTCGGCGCGGAGAACGTCGTGGTCGAGATCACCGAGGGCGGCGGTCCCTACGACGGGGAGATCGCCGACGCCCTGGCCGCCCTGGCGGACGAGTGCGGGCTGCTGCTGGTCGCCACCGGCAACGTGCACTACGCCAGCCCCGTCGACGCCGATCTGGCGGCGGCGTTGGCGGCGGTCCGGGCCCGATCCGGGATGGAGGAGCTGGACGGCTGGCTGCCCGGCGCGCCCAGCGCACACCTGATGTCCGCCGCCGAGATGCTGCACCGGCACCGCCGCCATCCCGAGGCGGTGGGCAACGCCGCCGACCTGGCGGACGAACTCGCCTTCGACCTGCACCTGGTCGCACCGCAGCTGCCGCCGTACCCGGTCCCGGCGGGGCACACCGAGGCGAGCTGGCTGCGGGAGCTGGTCTGGCAGGGCGCCGCCGCCAGTTACGGACCGCGCGACGACGAGCGGGTCGCCGGTGCCTATGCGCAGTTGGAGCACGAGCTGCGCGTGATCGAGGACCTCGGGTTCCCGGGGTACTTCCTGGTCGTCTTCGACCTGGTCGACTTCTGTCGGCGGGAGGGCATCCTCGCGCAGGGTCGTGGGTCGGCGGCGAACTCCGCCGTCTGCTACGCCCTGCGGATCACCGCCGTCGACCCGGTCAGCCACCACCTGCTGTTCGAACGCTTCCTCGCTCCGGAACGCGACGGGCCGCCGGACATCGACGTCGACATCGAGTCCGCCCGCCGGGAGGAGGTGATCCAGTACGTCTACGCCACCCACGGGCGCACCCATGCGGCACAGGTGGCGAACGTCATCTCCTACCGGGCGCGGTCGGCGATCCGGGACGCCGCCCGCGCGTTGGGTTACGACACCGGTCAGCAGGACGCCTGGAGCAAGTCGATCGAACGCTGGGGCACGCTGCGTGGTCCGCAGCCGAAGCACCCCTGGTGGTCGGCGGCCGGTCGGAGCGAGCAGCTGAACGCCCAGCAGCAGTACGCCCGCCAGCAGCGCGACCCGGACGGGGTGGTGTGGGGCTGGAACCACGAGACCCTCGACGAACTCCGCCCCGCCGGTGCCCCCACCGCCGACGGGCACGACGTGGTGCCCGCTCATCGGCCGCCCCCGGCCAGTGACCTCGCGGAGATCCCGGCGCAGGTGATCGACCTGGCCGACCGCCTGCTCCGGCTGCCCCGTCACCTGGGCATCCACTCCGGCGGCATGGTGATGTGCGACCGGCCGGTGATCGAGGTCTGCCCGGTGGAATGGGCGCGGATGGAGGGCCGCACCGTCCTGCAGTGGGACAAGGACGACTGCGCCGACGCCGGGCTGGTGAAGTTCGACCTGCTCGGCCTCGGGATGCTGACCGCGCTGCGGCTGGCGTTCGCCGAGGTCGCCGCCCGCGGTGGTCCCCAGCTGGACCTGCACGATCTGCCGAGCGAGGACCCGCTGGTCTACGACCTGCTCTGCGCCGCCGACACGGTCGGGGTGTTCCAGGTGGAGTCCCGGGCGCAGATGGGCACCCTGCCCCGACTCCAACCGCGCAGCTTCTACGGCATCGTGGTCGAGGTCGCGCTGATCCGGCCCGGTCCGATCCAGGGTGGTTCGGTGCACCCGTACATCGAGCGGTACCAGGGCCGGGAACCGGTCACCTACCTGCACCCGAAGCTGGAGAAGTCGCTCGAACGCACCCTCGGCGTCCCGCTGTTCCAGGAACAGCTGATGCAGATGGCCATCGACGTCGCCGACTTCACCCCGGCGGAGGCCGACCAGCTGCGCCGGGCGATGGGCTCCAAGCGCAGCCTGGACAAGATGGAGGCGCTGCGGGAGCGACTGATGGCCGGGATGGCGCGCAACGGACTGGACGCCCAGGTCCGCGAGGAGGTGTTCGAGAAGCTCAAGGCCTTCGCCGACTTCGGTTTCCCCGAGTCGCACGCCTACTCCTTCGCCTTCCTGGTCTACGCCAGCGCCTGGCTCAAGGTGCACCACCCGGCGGCCTTCTACGCCGGACTGCTCGCCGCGCAGCCGATGGGCTTCTACTCCCCGCAGACCCTGGTCGCCGACGCCCGGCGGCACGGCATCACGGTGCTGCGCGCCGACGTCCAGCACTCCGTGTCGCTCGCCTCGGTGGAACGCACCGGACCGGAACCCGACGGGGGTGAACCACCCCTGACCCCGCTGCGCTCCGGGGTGGCCGGCACCGAACCGGTCGGGCCCGCGCTGCCCGTCGCCGCCCACGACGCCGACGGGCCGGTGACGGTCCGGGGCTTCGGTGCCGACCCCGACCCCACCCGAGGCTCCGGGTCGCCCCCGGGCGCCCGCCGCGGTCTGGCCGTCAGGATCGGCCTGTCGTCGGTGCGTGGTGTGGGGGAGAAGGTCGCCGAACGCCTGGTCGCCGAGCGCGAGGCCCACGGGCCGTTCGCCGATCTGCGGGACCTGGTGCGCCGGGTCGAACTGAGCACCGCCCAGTTGGAGGCCCTGGCCACCGGTGGTGCCCTGGAATCCCTCGGCGTCACCCGGCGGGAGGCGCTCTGGGCGGCCGGGGCGCTCGCCCAGGAGGGGCCGGACACCCTGCCCGGCGTCTCGGTCGGGGTCGCCGCGCCCACCCTGCCCGGGATGAGCCAGGTCGAGCTCGCCGCCGCCGACGTCTGGGCCACCGGGGTGAGCGTCGACTCCTACCCGACCGAGTTCGTCCGGGACGCCCTTGACGGTGCCGGGGTGCTGCGGGTGTCCCAGGTGTTCGAGCACGACCCCGGTCGCCGGGTGGCGGTGGCCGGGGTGGTCACCCACCGGCAACGACCCGGCACCGCCAACGGCGTCACCTTCCTGTCCCTCGAGGACGAGACCGGGCTGCTCAACATCGTGTGCAGCACCGGTCTGTGGCAACGCTTCCGGCACACCGCCCGCACCGCCCGCGCGATGGTGATCCGGGGCCGGGTGGAACGCGCCGACGGGGCGACCAACCTGATCGCCGAACACCTGGCACCGATGTCGTTGAAGGTCGCCAGCACCTCGCGGGACTTCCAGTGA
- a CDS encoding DNA polymerase Y family protein — translation MSTRAAHTGSRTTVVWAPDWPVVAALEASGTPLHHPAAVLVGSRVHTVSALARREGVRRGMRRRQAQSVCPELVVLPADDDRDARLFEPIAAAVETVVPGIEVVRPGLLLLPAGGAARFHGTEDLLAERLVSAVAERTGHECQVGTADGLLGALVAARAEQRVAVGESAAFLAPRPVDELVAAAVQDQRPVVALIDLLRRLGLRTLGDLAALQGAEVHARFGDWGSWAWTLARGDDLRPPARRRPEADLEVDTALDPPAYRVDTATFVGRRLAEELHALLTAHAVSCGRLRIAARTDTGDDLVRTWRTDTGGLGGLTAARITDRIRWQLDGWLTAGALSGPVDADADQRDPVGIVRLTVTAEDVAPAGAEQGRLWGGSSGGDLRAHRALDRVQGLLGGDGVLTAVVQGGRDVRDQVHLRAWGAQQEVARPADRPWPGRLPAPAPATVPEEPFPVQVIDADGTSVGFDSRLLMSAPPALIRTRTADQRTTDHRIAGWAGPWPLAEGWWQESGPRVRVHLQVTLDDGRALLLAAHPDGWTCEAVYD, via the coding sequence ATGAGCACCCGCGCCGCACACACCGGCAGCCGCACCACGGTGGTCTGGGCGCCCGACTGGCCCGTGGTCGCCGCTCTGGAGGCCAGCGGCACCCCGCTGCACCACCCGGCCGCCGTGCTGGTCGGGTCCCGGGTGCACACCGTCTCCGCCCTGGCCCGTCGGGAGGGGGTGCGCCGGGGAATGCGCCGTCGTCAGGCCCAGTCGGTGTGCCCCGAGCTGGTGGTGCTGCCCGCCGACGACGACCGGGACGCCCGACTGTTCGAACCGATCGCCGCCGCGGTCGAGACGGTGGTGCCCGGCATCGAGGTGGTGCGTCCGGGACTGCTGTTGCTGCCCGCGGGCGGGGCAGCCCGGTTCCACGGCACCGAGGACCTGCTGGCCGAGCGACTGGTCTCCGCGGTGGCCGAACGCACCGGGCACGAGTGTCAGGTCGGCACCGCCGACGGCCTGCTCGGTGCACTGGTCGCTGCCCGCGCCGAACAGCGGGTCGCCGTGGGGGAGTCGGCCGCCTTCCTCGCCCCCCGCCCGGTGGACGAGTTGGTGGCGGCGGCCGTGCAGGACCAGCGCCCGGTGGTCGCCCTGATCGACCTGTTGCGCCGACTCGGCCTGCGCACCCTCGGGGACCTGGCGGCGCTGCAGGGGGCCGAGGTGCACGCCAGGTTCGGTGACTGGGGGAGCTGGGCCTGGACCCTGGCCCGAGGCGATGACCTGCGCCCACCCGCCCGCCGCCGCCCCGAGGCCGATCTGGAGGTGGACACCGCCCTGGACCCGCCCGCCTACCGGGTGGACACCGCGACCTTCGTCGGACGTCGACTGGCCGAGGAACTGCACGCCCTGCTGACGGCGCACGCGGTGAGCTGCGGGCGGCTGCGGATCGCCGCGCGCACCGACACCGGCGACGACCTGGTCCGTACTTGGCGCACCGACACCGGTGGACTCGGTGGGCTCACCGCGGCCCGGATCACCGACCGGATCCGGTGGCAGCTCGACGGCTGGCTGACCGCCGGTGCGTTGAGCGGCCCGGTCGACGCCGACGCTGACCAGCGGGACCCGGTGGGCATCGTGAGGCTCACCGTCACGGCGGAGGACGTCGCACCGGCCGGCGCCGAACAGGGTCGACTCTGGGGTGGTTCCTCCGGCGGTGACCTGCGCGCGCATCGTGCCCTGGACCGGGTGCAGGGGCTGCTCGGCGGTGACGGGGTGCTGACCGCCGTGGTGCAGGGCGGCCGCGATGTCCGGGACCAGGTGCACCTGCGCGCGTGGGGTGCCCAGCAGGAGGTCGCACGCCCGGCTGATCGCCCCTGGCCCGGTCGGCTCCCGGCACCCGCCCCGGCCACCGTGCCGGAGGAACCGTTCCCGGTGCAGGTGATCGACGCCGACGGCACCTCGGTGGGGTTCGACTCCCGGTTGCTGATGAGTGCCCCGCCCGCCCTGATCCGCACCCGGACCGCCGATCAGCGGACCACCGATCATCGGATCGCCGGCTGGGCGGGTCCGTGGCCGCTGGCCGAGGGGTGGTGGCAGGAGTCCGGTCCGCGGGTCCGGGTGCACCTGCAGGTCACCCTGGACGACGGTCGTGCCCTGCTCCTCGCCGCCCACCCGGACGGCTGGACCTGCGAGGCGGTCTATGACTGA
- a CDS encoding YbhB/YbcL family Raf kinase inhibitor-like protein, translating to MSSSLDRPQAPEPYTLLPTVPTFDLTSTDTTEGEQLDPRFTGDGGDISPALEWSGFPPETRSFLVNCFDPDAPTPAGFWHWTVVNVPASTLSLPQGAGDPESGLLPTGAIQLRNDGGGVGYLGAAPPKGDRPHRYVFAVHALDVEHLDLGSDATPTAAAFTALFHTIARATLTPTYAH from the coding sequence ATGTCGTCCTCACTCGACCGCCCGCAGGCACCGGAGCCGTACACCCTGCTTCCGACGGTGCCCACCTTCGATCTGACCAGCACCGATACCACAGAGGGCGAGCAGCTCGACCCCCGGTTCACCGGTGACGGCGGAGACATCTCCCCCGCACTGGAGTGGTCAGGTTTCCCGCCGGAGACCCGGTCGTTCCTGGTGAACTGCTTCGACCCGGACGCCCCGACCCCCGCCGGGTTCTGGCACTGGACGGTGGTGAACGTGCCGGCGAGCACCCTCTCCCTGCCGCAGGGTGCCGGCGACCCCGAGAGCGGCCTGCTGCCGACCGGCGCGATCCAGCTGCGCAACGACGGGGGCGGCGTCGGCTACCTGGGCGCGGCGCCGCCGAAGGGTGACCGTCCGCACCGCTACGTGTTCGCGGTGCACGCCCTGGACGTGGAGCACCTGGACCTCGGCTCGGACGCCACACCGACCGCCGCCGCCTTCACCGCGCTGTTCCACACCATCGCCCGCGCGACCCTGACCCCGACCTACGCGCACTGA
- a CDS encoding YbaK/EbsC family protein encodes MSLGSLTWHPAVDHLDLLAAPTAAAITAWAAAEPEVATALVVTAIDPELADTAALTEAYDLPLSGSGNCVLVAGKREGQERIAAAVVRATTRADVNNAVKRLLDVRKASFLPMDRAVADSGMEYGGITPIGLPEEYRVLIDSRVVAPNPEAEDLVIIGSGLRRSKLALPGSLLARLPGAEVIDDLAI; translated from the coding sequence ATGTCTCTCGGAAGCCTGACCTGGCACCCCGCCGTCGACCACCTCGACCTACTCGCCGCACCCACCGCCGCCGCCATCACCGCCTGGGCCGCCGCCGAGCCGGAGGTGGCGACCGCCCTGGTGGTCACCGCGATCGACCCGGAGCTGGCCGACACCGCCGCGCTCACCGAGGCCTACGACCTGCCGCTGTCAGGTTCCGGCAACTGCGTGCTGGTGGCCGGGAAGCGCGAGGGGCAGGAACGGATCGCCGCCGCCGTGGTGCGCGCGACCACCCGCGCGGATGTCAACAACGCGGTCAAGCGCCTGCTGGACGTGCGCAAGGCGTCCTTCCTGCCGATGGATCGGGCGGTCGCCGACTCCGGGATGGAGTACGGCGGCATCACCCCGATCGGACTCCCGGAGGAGTACCGGGTGCTGATCGACTCCCGCGTCGTGGCGCCGAACCCGGAGGCGGAGGACCTGGTCATCATCGGGTCCGGGCTGCGCCGGTCGAAGCTCGCACTCCCGGGCAGCCTCCTGGCCCGACTGCCCGGGGCGGAGGTGATCGACGACCTGGCGATCTGA
- a CDS encoding TetR/AcrR family transcriptional regulator — protein MVEHEGVRARARRESVRRIADTARAQLAEVGAAGLSVRAVTRELGMAPSAVYRYFPSRDALLTTLIVDAYAGLADAVAAAESVVDRADLIGRWRAVFRAVREWGLARPHEYALIYGSPVPGYVAPEETAEPASRVPVLLAGIACEAWAAELDGAASTAAPRTVARVEPRGEATAEPTAGPRTDVESRAELAAAFAADSAQRTTGGLVADAERLIDFLRVARPDLELPEVPAERALAVIDGWTELVGTVTFELFGHYRRVIDARAEHLDAVARRTAERAGVS, from the coding sequence GTGGTGGAACACGAGGGCGTCCGTGCGCGGGCCAGACGGGAGTCGGTCCGCAGGATCGCCGACACCGCCCGCGCCCAGCTGGCCGAGGTCGGAGCGGCAGGGCTCTCGGTCCGGGCCGTCACCCGGGAGCTCGGCATGGCGCCGTCGGCGGTGTACCGGTACTTCCCGAGCCGGGACGCGCTGCTCACCACCCTGATCGTCGATGCCTATGCCGGACTGGCCGACGCAGTGGCCGCGGCCGAGAGTGTGGTGGACCGTGCCGACCTGATCGGGCGGTGGCGGGCGGTGTTCCGCGCCGTCCGCGAGTGGGGGCTGGCGCGGCCGCACGAGTACGCGTTGATCTACGGGTCGCCGGTGCCCGGGTATGTCGCACCGGAGGAGACGGCCGAGCCGGCATCACGGGTGCCGGTGCTGCTGGCCGGGATCGCCTGCGAGGCATGGGCCGCCGAACTCGACGGAGCCGCGTCGACGGCCGCACCGAGGACCGTGGCCAGGGTCGAACCGAGGGGCGAGGCAACGGCCGAGCCGACAGCAGGGCCGAGGACCGATGTCGAGTCACGCGCCGAACTGGCCGCCGCCTTCGCCGCCGACTCGGCGCAGCGCACCACCGGTGGATTGGTGGCGGATGCCGAGCGGCTGATCGACTTCCTGCGGGTGGCCCGCCCGGATCTGGAGCTGCCCGAGGTGCCGGCCGAACGGGCGCTCGCGGTGATCGACGGCTGGACGGAGCTGGTGGGGACGGTGACCTTCGAGCTGTTCGGGCACTACCGCCGGGTGATCGACGCCCGGGCCGAGCACCTGGACGCCGTGGCCCGTCGCACCGCCGAGCGCGCAGGGGTTAGCTGA
- a CDS encoding NAD-dependent epimerase/dehydratase family protein, translated as MAHRLVVGAGPIGSALTRRLAADGDTVTVVTRSGRGPDLPQVTRIAADATDPERLTALATGAATIVNCANPGDYTRWEAEWPPLAAALLTAAERSDATLVTLGNLYGYGPVDVPISRDLPLAATGHKGRLRNRMWQDALDRHRAGRIRATEIRASDYIGPEVTVASAILRRYADATLHGRTAWVFGDPDQPHTFSDTEDVAAMLAIAADDERAWGQAWHVPAAAPRTLRQALTDLAEQVDAPTPRLRRVPGAAVAMLTPVVPIIRELREVLWQFERPYVLDASVTTEVFGVVGTPWAESVARAAAAWTTTD; from the coding sequence ATGGCACACCGTCTGGTCGTCGGCGCCGGGCCGATCGGCAGCGCCCTCACCCGCCGCCTGGCCGCCGACGGAGACACCGTCACCGTCGTCACCCGCTCCGGCCGCGGCCCCGATCTGCCGCAGGTCACCCGGATCGCCGCCGACGCCACCGATCCGGAGCGTCTCACCGCGCTGGCCACCGGTGCGGCCACGATCGTCAACTGCGCCAACCCCGGCGACTACACCCGCTGGGAAGCCGAATGGCCGCCGCTGGCCGCCGCCCTGCTCACCGCGGCGGAACGCAGCGACGCCACGCTGGTCACCCTGGGCAACCTCTACGGCTACGGACCGGTCGACGTGCCGATCAGCCGCGATCTCCCCCTGGCCGCCACCGGACACAAGGGCCGCCTGCGCAACCGGATGTGGCAGGACGCCCTGGATCGGCACCGCGCGGGACGGATCCGCGCCACCGAGATCCGCGCCTCGGACTACATCGGGCCCGAGGTGACCGTCGCCAGCGCGATCCTGCGCCGGTACGCCGATGCGACCCTGCACGGCCGTACCGCGTGGGTCTTCGGCGACCCGGATCAGCCGCACACATTCAGCGACACCGAGGACGTGGCCGCGATGCTCGCCATCGCCGCGGACGACGAACGGGCCTGGGGGCAGGCCTGGCACGTTCCGGCGGCCGCCCCGCGAACCCTCCGGCAGGCGCTGACCGACCTGGCCGAGCAGGTCGACGCACCGACCCCGCGGCTGCGGCGGGTGCCCGGTGCGGCGGTGGCGATGCTGACGCCGGTGGTGCCGATCATCCGGGAGCTGCGCGAGGTGCTGTGGCAGTTCGAGCGCCCGTACGTGCTGGACGCGTCGGTGACCACCGAGGTGTTCGGCGTGGTCGGGACGCCGTGGGCGGAGTCGGTGGCGCGGGCGGCGGCGGCGTGGACCACGACCGACTGA
- a CDS encoding phytoene desaturase family protein, translating to MTCDAVVVGSGPNGLAAAVTLARAGLEVVVLEGQPTAGGGSRTVDLGLAEGIRHDPCSEVHPMAWASPFFRALGLADRVELLTPEASFAHPLDGGRAAVAWHDLERTVDELSLAGGAWWRRTIGPLGDHGARVAELLLESPTTQLRPDVLAPTVAVARATATLTLRPPTAPDAAGLISGVAAHAIAPLRRPTATGTAVLLAGLAHTGAGWPIPRGGSQAIADALIADLLAHGGRIITDHPVRGPADLPPARATLFATAPPTVAAALGSALAPETSHRLSRHRAGPGAAAKVDLVVRGPIPWTDPRIGESATAHLGGGRGQIDAAERLVSSGQHPEHPYVLLGDPAVADPDRAQGELRPIWAYAHVPLGSTRDPVPMVLRQVERFAPGFRDTVVAAQGIPAAQMPLHNSSLIGGDIAGGTLTLRRLLAGPLWRHGPYRVGLEGVYLCSASEPPGPGVHGMAGYRAARLALREVWGLDDPLSAS from the coding sequence ATGACATGCGACGCCGTGGTGGTCGGTTCGGGCCCCAATGGACTCGCGGCGGCCGTCACCCTCGCGCGTGCCGGGCTGGAGGTCGTCGTCCTCGAGGGACAACCGACAGCCGGTGGCGGGTCACGCACCGTCGACCTGGGCCTGGCCGAAGGCATCCGGCACGACCCCTGTTCCGAGGTGCACCCGATGGCGTGGGCGTCGCCGTTCTTCCGCGCGCTCGGACTCGCAGACCGGGTCGAGCTGCTCACCCCGGAGGCATCCTTCGCCCATCCACTCGACGGCGGCCGGGCCGCAGTGGCGTGGCACGACCTGGAGCGGACCGTCGACGAGCTCAGCCTCGCAGGAGGGGCGTGGTGGCGCCGGACGATCGGACCGCTCGGCGACCACGGCGCCCGGGTCGCCGAGCTGTTGCTCGAGTCACCGACCACGCAGCTCCGGCCCGATGTCCTCGCCCCGACCGTCGCCGTCGCCCGCGCCACCGCGACCCTCACCCTGCGTCCGCCCACGGCACCCGATGCCGCCGGCCTGATCTCGGGGGTAGCCGCCCACGCGATCGCGCCCCTGCGCAGGCCGACCGCCACCGGAACCGCGGTGCTGCTCGCCGGGCTCGCCCACACGGGTGCCGGCTGGCCGATCCCCCGCGGCGGTTCGCAGGCCATCGCCGATGCGCTGATCGCGGACCTGTTGGCGCACGGCGGCCGCATCATCACCGACCATCCGGTGCGCGGTCCAGCGGATCTTCCCCCGGCCCGCGCGACCCTGTTCGCGACAGCTCCCCCAACGGTCGCAGCCGCCCTCGGCAGCGCCCTGGCACCGGAGACCTCGCACCGGTTGTCCCGCCACCGAGCGGGCCCGGGTGCCGCTGCCAAGGTGGACCTGGTGGTGCGGGGACCGATCCCGTGGACCGACCCGCGGATCGGCGAGTCAGCGACCGCCCACCTCGGAGGGGGTCGCGGCCAGATCGACGCCGCCGAACGCCTGGTGTCCAGCGGCCAACACCCCGAGCATCCCTACGTCCTGCTCGGTGACCCGGCAGTCGCCGACCCGGATCGCGCCCAGGGCGAGCTGCGGCCGATCTGGGCCTACGCTCACGTCCCGCTCGGATCCACCCGCGACCCGGTGCCGATGGTGCTACGGCAGGTGGAGCGGTTCGCCCCCGGTTTCCGGGACACCGTGGTCGCCGCCCAGGGCATCCCCGCCGCCCAGATGCCGCTGCACAACAGCTCCCTGATCGGGGGCGACATCGCCGGTGGCACCCTCACCCTGCGTCGACTGCTCGCCGGCCCGTTGTGGCGACACGGCCCCTACCGGGTCGGGCTCGAGGGGGTGTACCTCTGTTCCGCCTCCGAACCGCCGGGCCCCGGGGTGCACGGGATGGCCGGCTACCGCGCAGCACGGCTGGCCCTCCGCGAGGTCTGGGGGCTCGACGACCCGCTCAGCGCATCCTGA